One Acidimicrobiia bacterium genomic window carries:
- a CDS encoding substrate-binding domain-containing protein, with amino-acid sequence MNRRSGRVVVALIALSLVGAACGGGNGDGGDITRIAISGSSTVEPISARVAQAFTDIPENSSVAIAVDGPGTSDGFVLFCNGETDISDASRAIKQEEFDTCIANGVEPIEIKVAIDGLSVITSVNNDAVSCLDFGDLYALLGAESVGFDNWSDADTLAAELAAAGLGGSHAPYPDAPIVITAPGEESGTFDSFIEIVLEGTADARGTEAEPRLDYQASPNDDVIIDGISRNDTSLGWVGYAFYVNNASSVKALDVDGGDGCVTPSPETIASGEYPISRPLFIYVNGAELAEKPRLADFVDFYLGEAGNVATDGAGYVRLTDEERAMWKANWDARTVGKVDG; translated from the coding sequence ATGAATCGCAGGAGCGGAAGGGTGGTTGTGGCGCTGATCGCGTTGTCCCTGGTGGGGGCGGCATGCGGTGGCGGCAACGGCGATGGCGGCGACATCACCCGAATTGCCATCTCCGGCTCGTCGACCGTCGAACCCATTTCAGCGCGGGTGGCGCAGGCATTCACTGACATTCCCGAGAACTCGAGCGTCGCCATCGCGGTCGACGGCCCGGGTACTTCGGATGGCTTCGTGCTGTTCTGCAACGGAGAGACCGACATCTCGGATGCCTCCCGGGCGATCAAGCAGGAGGAGTTCGACACCTGCATCGCCAACGGGGTGGAGCCGATCGAGATCAAGGTGGCGATCGACGGGCTCTCCGTGATCACCTCGGTCAACAACGACGCCGTCTCGTGCCTCGACTTCGGCGACCTCTACGCACTGCTTGGTGCCGAATCCGTCGGATTCGACAATTGGTCCGATGCAGACACCCTCGCCGCCGAGCTGGCCGCGGCCGGGCTGGGGGGATCACACGCCCCGTACCCGGATGCGCCGATCGTGATCACCGCGCCGGGTGAGGAGTCGGGGACCTTCGACTCCTTCATCGAGATCGTCCTCGAAGGCACCGCCGACGCTCGCGGCACCGAGGCCGAGCCGCGGCTCGACTACCAGGCGTCGCCCAACGACGACGTGATCATCGACGGGATCAGCCGAAACGACACCTCGCTCGGATGGGTCGGGTACGCGTTTTACGTCAATAACGCCAGCTCCGTGAAGGCCCTCGATGTCGACGGTGGCGACGGGTGTGTGACCCCCAGCCCCGAGACGATCGCCAGCGGCGAGTACCCGATCTCCCGACCGCTGTTCATCTATGTGAACGGGGCCGAGCTCGCCGAGAAGCCCCGGTTGGCCGACTTCGTCGACTTCTACCTGGGTGAGGCCGGCAACGTGGCCACCGACGGGGCAGGCTATGTCCGCCTCACCGATGAGGAGCGCGCCATGTGGAAGGCCAACTGGGACGCCCGCACGGTCGGCAAGGTCGACGGCTGA
- the pstC gene encoding phosphate ABC transporter permease subunit PstC, giving the protein MITQDDISIALAGSPVRRRRERRIRRLFLGAAAASVLISVAIVASLFGEAWTFISNVGFTPLADIGWFPRRGLYDIRTLLVGTLLVAGIAMVVAGPLGMGTAVYLSEYASPRTRRWLKPAVEMLAGIPSVVLGYFALTFISPSLLRPIFGEGLSGFNMLAAGLGVGILTIPLVASVTEDSLRAVPLALREAAYGLGATKMSTSIRVVIPAAVSGIVASMIIAFSRAIGETMVVAIAAGATGGSLFTVDPLGGGQTMTAAMASLAIGSDRVRGDDYAFQSLFFLGLVLFLATLILNVVAERFVRRVRRQY; this is encoded by the coding sequence ATGATTACTCAGGACGACATCAGCATCGCACTCGCCGGCAGCCCGGTGCGCCGGCGCCGCGAGCGCCGCATCCGACGCCTCTTCCTGGGGGCTGCAGCCGCGTCGGTGCTGATCAGCGTGGCGATCGTGGCATCCCTCTTCGGTGAGGCTTGGACCTTCATCAGCAACGTCGGCTTCACACCGCTGGCCGACATCGGCTGGTTCCCGCGGCGCGGCCTGTACGACATCCGCACGCTCCTCGTGGGGACCCTGCTTGTGGCGGGCATCGCCATGGTGGTGGCCGGACCGCTGGGTATGGGCACCGCGGTCTACCTGAGCGAGTACGCCTCGCCCCGCACCCGGAGGTGGCTCAAGCCGGCCGTCGAGATGCTGGCGGGAATCCCCAGTGTTGTCCTGGGCTATTTCGCCCTGACCTTCATCTCGCCGTCGTTGCTCCGCCCGATCTTCGGAGAGGGCCTCTCCGGTTTCAACATGCTGGCCGCCGGACTTGGCGTGGGAATCCTCACGATCCCGCTGGTCGCTTCGGTTACCGAGGATTCGCTCCGCGCGGTCCCGCTCGCCCTGCGGGAGGCCGCCTACGGCCTCGGCGCCACCAAGATGTCGACGAGTATCCGCGTCGTGATCCCCGCCGCGGTCTCAGGAATCGTGGCCTCCATGATCATCGCTTTCTCCCGGGCGATCGGAGAGACCATGGTGGTAGCGATCGCCGCCGGCGCAACCGGCGGCTCGCTGTTCACCGTCGATCCACTCGGTGGTGGCCAGACGATGACTGCGGCTATGGCGTCTCTCGCGATCGGATCCGACCGGGTCCGCGGTGACGACTATGCCTTCCAGAGCCTGTTCTTCCTCGGCCTGGTCCTGTTTCTCGCCACCCTCATCCTCAACGTGGTCGCCGAGCGCTTCGTCCGCAGAGTGAGGCGGCAGTACTGA
- the pstA gene encoding phosphate ABC transporter permease PstA: MNASAIATAPEAVVRALTTRRRDLRGGAFRLVLLGSLLVAIGVLVTLLVDIGARSASVWGDRGIVDLISTEMSADPERAGIWQAFYGSLVLMVFTAALAFPLGIGAAIYLEEYALDTRFTRIVNANIRNLAGVPSIVYGLLGLAIFVKILGGLTGPNVEGRSIISGGLTLGILVLPIVIITTAEALRAVPVAIREGAVGVGATQWQAIRHHVLPVAAPGILTGTILSLGRAFGEAAPLLLVGGITTFFSSGGAGFVETLQGRFSAMPVLVFSWARLPQAEFKALTAALIVVMLVVLLLINATAIYLRNRFEKGVKT, translated from the coding sequence ATGAACGCTTCGGCAATCGCCACCGCTCCGGAAGCCGTCGTTCGGGCGCTGACCACCCGCCGCCGTGATCTTCGGGGCGGGGCATTCCGACTGGTCTTGCTGGGGTCCCTGCTGGTGGCCATTGGTGTCCTGGTCACGCTGCTGGTCGATATCGGGGCGAGAAGCGCATCGGTCTGGGGAGACCGCGGGATCGTGGATCTGATCAGCACCGAGATGTCAGCAGACCCCGAGCGCGCCGGCATCTGGCAGGCCTTTTACGGATCCCTCGTGCTGATGGTGTTCACGGCCGCGCTGGCCTTTCCTCTCGGCATCGGAGCCGCCATTTACCTGGAGGAGTACGCCCTGGACACCCGCTTCACCCGAATCGTCAACGCCAACATTCGCAACCTCGCCGGGGTTCCATCGATCGTCTATGGCCTGCTGGGACTGGCCATCTTCGTGAAGATCCTCGGCGGGTTGACGGGGCCGAACGTAGAGGGACGGAGCATCATCTCGGGCGGCCTGACCCTCGGAATCCTGGTGCTGCCCATCGTCATCATCACCACGGCCGAGGCCCTCCGCGCGGTACCGGTGGCGATCCGCGAGGGAGCGGTAGGTGTGGGGGCAACCCAGTGGCAGGCGATTCGACACCACGTTCTCCCCGTGGCCGCTCCAGGCATCCTCACCGGCACCATCCTCTCCCTCGGCCGCGCCTTCGGCGAGGCGGCACCGTTGCTCCTGGTCGGCGGGATCACCACCTTCTTCAGCTCGGGAGGGGCGGGGTTCGTCGAGACACTCCAGGGAAGGTTCAGCGCCATGCCGGTGCTGGTGTTCTCGTGGGCCCGGCTCCCCCAGGCGGAGTTCAAGGCACTGACGGCGGCGCTCATCGTGGTGATGCTCGTGGTGCTGCTGCTCATCAATGCGACTGCGATCTACCTGCGCAACCGATTCGAGAAGGGCGTGAAGACGTGA
- the pstB gene encoding phosphate ABC transporter ATP-binding protein PstB, translating into MAASPKSSNGGALFALEDLAVSYGAFQAIAGVTMNVRPNEITAFIGPSGCGKTTLLRCFNRMNDLIESATVSGSVKYHGVDLYGPRVDPVEVRRRIGMVFQKANPFPKSIYDNITFGPRIAGYSGDLDDLVEESLIRAALWDEVKDKLDEFAPALSGGQQQRLCIARAIATNPDVVLMDEPCSALDPIATHKIEELMLTLKQDYTIVIVTHNMQQAARVSDRTAFFTVDVGEEGQRTGRLVEFDDTGVIFTNPREQATEDYITGRFG; encoded by the coding sequence GTGGCGGCCAGCCCGAAGTCGTCAAACGGTGGTGCGCTCTTCGCCCTCGAAGACCTGGCGGTCTCGTATGGCGCCTTTCAGGCGATCGCGGGAGTCACGATGAACGTCCGGCCGAACGAGATCACCGCGTTCATCGGGCCGTCGGGCTGCGGGAAGACCACCCTCTTGCGGTGTTTCAACCGTATGAACGACCTGATCGAGTCGGCAACGGTGAGCGGCTCGGTCAAGTATCACGGAGTGGATCTCTACGGGCCGAGGGTCGACCCGGTCGAGGTGCGCCGCCGGATCGGCATGGTGTTCCAGAAGGCGAATCCGTTTCCGAAGTCCATCTACGACAACATCACCTTCGGACCCCGCATCGCAGGCTATTCGGGCGACCTCGACGACCTGGTTGAAGAGTCCCTCATCCGAGCCGCCCTCTGGGACGAGGTCAAAGACAAGCTCGACGAGTTCGCTCCCGCGCTCTCGGGCGGCCAGCAACAGCGGCTCTGTATCGCCCGAGCCATCGCCACCAACCCCGATGTCGTGCTGATGGACGAGCCGTGCTCGGCGCTCGACCCGATCGCCACCCACAAGATCGAGGAGTTGATGCTGACCCTCAAGCAGGACTACACGATCGTGATCGTCACCCACAACATGCAGCAGGCGGCGAGGGTGTCGGATCGAACCGCCTTCTTCACCGTCGACGTCGGCGAGGAAGGGCAGCGAACCGGCCGCCTCGTGGAGTTCGACGACACCGGAGTCATCTTCACCAATCCCCGGGAACAGGCAACCGAGGACTACATAACCGGCCGGTTCGGCTGA
- the phoU gene encoding phosphate signaling complex protein PhoU: MQHPHDDTRHHFNETLDAILRGTVELGALVHENMLRTTEAVLENQLELANQVLAADDEIDEKYVALEHRVFEVMARQQPVAGDLRFLVSMTRVLYEIERSGDLAVNVAKGLIRREGYTLPPAIHSLIARLSREAAALFRQGLDALADLDSEAGVRLDAEDDAVDDLVGELYSAIAQGSGDMGFDLAVELSRVGRYMERIADHGVNIAEHVTFIVTGSFPEESATTSDEG; encoded by the coding sequence ATGCAACATCCCCACGACGACACCCGGCACCATTTCAACGAGACTCTCGACGCCATCCTCCGGGGGACGGTCGAGCTGGGCGCCCTCGTCCACGAGAACATGCTTCGAACCACTGAAGCAGTGCTCGAGAACCAGCTCGAACTGGCCAACCAGGTGCTCGCTGCCGACGACGAGATCGATGAGAAGTATGTCGCGCTCGAGCATCGCGTTTTCGAGGTGATGGCTCGCCAGCAGCCCGTGGCCGGCGACCTGCGGTTCCTGGTGTCGATGACGCGGGTTCTCTACGAGATCGAGCGAAGTGGCGACCTCGCCGTCAACGTGGCCAAGGGCCTGATCCGGCGCGAGGGCTACACCCTCCCGCCCGCCATCCACAGCCTGATCGCCCGCCTGTCGCGCGAGGCGGCCGCACTGTTCCGCCAGGGGCTCGACGCCCTGGCCGACCTGGATTCCGAGGCGGGCGTGCGCCTGGATGCAGAGGATGATGCAGTCGACGACCTGGTGGGCGAGTTGTACTCGGCCATAGCCCAGGGATCAGGCGACATGGGCTTCGATCTCGCGGTCGAGCTTTCTCGGGTGGGCCGCTACATGGAGCGGATCGCCGACCATGGCGTGAACATCGCCGAGCACGTGACCTTCATCGTCACCGGCTCGTTCCCCGAGGAATCCGCAACCACTTCCGACGAGGGCTGA
- a CDS encoding zf-HC2 domain-containing protein, with amino-acid sequence MSHPGDLLSAYLDGEASPADRRLVLEHLEGCSRCRDGLRTLEEARDAVRSLPMLEPPRIGRRPARAWRPSVAWALSGVAAAVIALGLAFVPDEPEAAFDFDTLRDQHTARLVVDPGISTLRGPAGDP; translated from the coding sequence GTGAGCCACCCCGGCGACCTCCTGTCGGCCTACCTGGACGGCGAAGCCTCGCCCGCCGACCGACGCCTCGTGCTCGAGCATCTCGAGGGGTGCTCGAGATGCCGGGATGGGCTCCGGACTCTCGAGGAAGCCCGCGATGCGGTCCGCTCGCTGCCGATGCTCGAACCTCCTCGGATCGGTCGGCGCCCCGCCAGAGCTTGGCGTCCCTCGGTGGCTTGGGCGCTATCGGGTGTCGCCGCGGCGGTGATCGCTCTCGGCCTGGCATTTGTTCCCGACGAGCCCGAGGCTGCTTTCGATTTCGACACGCTCCGCGACCAGCACACCGCCCGGCTCGTCGTCGATCCCGGCATCTCCACACTCCGCGGCCCGGCGGGTGACCCGTGA
- a CDS encoding sigma-70 family RNA polymerase sigma factor encodes MADDAVPSWEEVARDHGRKIYNFAYRLTGNRDDAGDLVQEVLLRVRKGLEGYRPGSFDGWLWRITRNAFLDDVRRRKRRPSVPLPDDDPGGLAPSPSPDEELARVRLGEDVQRALLQLPYDFREAVVLRDVVGLTYEEIAEAAAIPVGTVRSRIHRGRKMLKELLT; translated from the coding sequence ATGGCTGACGACGCCGTCCCCTCCTGGGAAGAGGTAGCACGCGATCATGGGCGCAAGATCTACAACTTCGCGTACCGCCTCACGGGCAACCGCGACGATGCCGGCGACCTCGTCCAGGAGGTTCTTCTCCGCGTCCGCAAGGGTCTCGAGGGCTATCGCCCGGGATCATTCGACGGGTGGCTGTGGCGGATCACCCGCAACGCGTTCCTCGACGATGTCAGGCGGCGCAAACGCCGGCCGAGCGTGCCCCTCCCGGATGACGATCCGGGAGGCCTGGCGCCATCACCGTCCCCGGACGAGGAACTGGCTCGGGTCAGGCTCGGTGAGGACGTCCAGCGCGCCTTGCTGCAGTTGCCATACGATTTCCGCGAGGCCGTCGTCCTGCGTGACGTCGTGGGACTCACTTATGAAGAGATCGCCGAGGCGGCCGCGATACCTGTCGGCACGGTGCGCAGTCGAATCCACCGAGGGCGCAAGATGCTGAAGGAGTTGCTGACGTGA
- a CDS encoding WhiB family transcriptional regulator: MLEDLRAALSAGADMEWQDEANCKGANADLFFPERGASTRSAKAICRECQVRAECLEFAIVTGEKFGIWGGMSERERRRVRRDRQIAAARRAS; the protein is encoded by the coding sequence ATGCTCGAAGACTTGAGAGCGGCGTTATCGGCCGGGGCCGACATGGAGTGGCAGGACGAGGCCAACTGCAAGGGGGCGAACGCCGACCTGTTCTTTCCCGAGCGGGGGGCGTCCACCCGGTCAGCCAAGGCAATCTGCAGGGAATGCCAGGTACGCGCCGAATGCCTCGAGTTCGCCATCGTCACGGGCGAGAAGTTCGGCATCTGGGGTGGCATGTCAGAGCGTGAGCGGCGCCGTGTCCGCCGCGACCGCCAGATCGCCGCGGCGCGCCGGGCGTCGTAG
- a CDS encoding succinate dehydrogenase/fumarate reductase iron-sulfur subunit: MDLTLRVWRQKGPGHPGEFEEYRAREISPDASFLEMLDVVNDRLTLEGQEPIAFEHDCREGICGSCGMMINGRAHGPERGTAACQLHMRKFTDGDLIVIEPWRASAFPVLKDLVVDRSALDRIIEAGGYIGVDTGSAPEANLIPIPKDVAETAMDAAVCIGCGACVAACPNSAAQLFTSAKIAHLNLLPQGQPERWRRVEAMVDTMESFFGSCTNHGECEDACPKSISIDFIAVMNRDYFKAKLRNRRYASQV, from the coding sequence ATGGACCTCACGCTCAGAGTCTGGCGGCAGAAGGGGCCCGGTCATCCGGGTGAGTTCGAGGAGTACCGGGCACGGGAGATCAGCCCGGACGCCTCGTTCCTCGAGATGCTCGACGTGGTCAATGACCGGCTGACCCTCGAGGGGCAAGAGCCGATCGCTTTCGAGCACGATTGCCGCGAGGGGATCTGTGGCTCGTGCGGGATGATGATCAATGGTCGGGCCCACGGCCCCGAGCGGGGCACGGCCGCGTGCCAGCTTCACATGCGCAAGTTCACCGATGGCGACTTGATCGTCATCGAACCCTGGCGTGCTTCGGCGTTTCCGGTGCTCAAGGATCTGGTGGTCGACCGCTCGGCGCTGGACCGGATCATCGAAGCGGGCGGATACATCGGTGTCGACACCGGTAGCGCCCCCGAGGCCAACCTGATCCCGATTCCCAAGGACGTCGCCGAGACCGCGATGGACGCCGCGGTGTGCATCGGCTGTGGCGCGTGTGTGGCGGCTTGTCCCAACAGCGCCGCCCAGTTGTTCACCTCCGCCAAGATCGCCCACCTGAATCTCTTGCCCCAGGGCCAGCCCGAGCGGTGGCGGCGCGTCGAGGCGATGGTCGACACGATGGAGTCCTTCTTTGGGTCCTGCACCAACCATGGCGAGTGCGAGGACGCTTGTCCCAAGTCGATCTCGATCGACTTCATCGCCGTCATGAACCGGGACTACTTCAAGGCCAAGCTGCGCAACCGGCGGTATGCGTCCCAGGTGTAG
- a CDS encoding fumarate reductase/succinate dehydrogenase flavoprotein subunit: protein MQLDAKIPAGRLEDKWANHRFEMPLVAPPNRRRFEVIVVGTGLAGASAAATLGEQGYQVKAFTYHDSPRRAHSISAQGGINAAKNYRSDGDSVYRLFYDTIKGGDYRSREANVYRLAEVANEIIDQATAQGVPFAREYGGLLANRSFGGVQVARTFYSRGQTGQQLLLGAFQALARQIKAGTVQMFNRTEMLDVVVVDGRAAGIVVRDLVSGEITAHSAHAVVLATGGYSNAYFLSTNAKACNVTAIWRAHRKGALFANPCFTQIHPTCIPQSDEFQSKLTLMSESLRNDGRIWVPASGTDGRAAGEIPESERDYFLERQYPAFGNLVPRDVASRAAKRAVDSGKGVGPLHNGVFLDFANAIERLGRAAIDERYGNLFEMYERITGEDPYRTPMRIYPAPHYTMGGLWVDYDLMTTIPGLYAIGEANFSDHGANRLGASALMQGLADGYFILPNTLAAYLSGMLGQAAPPSDHPAFTEAANEVRDHTRRLMSTKGSRTVDWFHRELGKIVWEHCGMGRSAAGLEKAIGEIPALRAEFEADVRILGEEESINQSLERAGRVADYFELAELMCRDALYREESCGGHFRVEHQTPEGEALRDDENYAFVSAWEWQGRDHPAEVVREPLEFESVELKTRSYK, encoded by the coding sequence GTGCAACTCGACGCCAAGATTCCCGCAGGGCGCCTGGAGGACAAGTGGGCGAATCATCGCTTCGAGATGCCGCTGGTCGCCCCTCCCAACCGACGCCGCTTCGAGGTGATCGTGGTGGGCACTGGCCTCGCGGGCGCGTCGGCCGCCGCCACCCTGGGCGAGCAGGGGTACCAGGTGAAGGCCTTCACCTATCACGACAGCCCCCGCCGCGCTCATAGCATCTCGGCCCAGGGTGGCATCAACGCCGCCAAGAACTATCGGAGTGACGGCGACAGTGTCTACCGGTTGTTCTACGACACGATCAAGGGCGGCGATTACCGCAGCCGTGAAGCGAACGTGTACCGGCTGGCGGAGGTCGCCAACGAGATCATCGACCAAGCGACCGCACAGGGGGTGCCGTTCGCCCGCGAGTACGGGGGCCTCCTCGCCAATCGTTCGTTTGGCGGCGTCCAGGTGGCCCGCACCTTCTATTCGAGAGGCCAGACGGGACAGCAGCTCCTCCTTGGCGCCTTCCAGGCGCTTGCCCGCCAGATCAAGGCCGGCACGGTGCAGATGTTCAACCGGACCGAGATGCTCGACGTGGTGGTGGTCGACGGCCGCGCGGCGGGCATCGTGGTGCGTGACCTCGTCTCCGGTGAGATCACCGCGCACTCGGCGCATGCCGTGGTCCTGGCGACTGGCGGCTACAGCAACGCGTACTTCCTCTCGACCAATGCCAAGGCCTGCAATGTGACGGCGATCTGGAGGGCCCACCGCAAGGGGGCGCTGTTCGCCAATCCTTGCTTCACCCAGATTCACCCCACCTGCATTCCTCAAAGCGACGAGTTCCAGTCGAAGCTCACCCTCATGTCCGAGTCGCTCCGTAACGACGGCCGGATCTGGGTTCCCGCTTCCGGCACCGACGGTCGCGCCGCGGGCGAAATCCCCGAGTCGGAGCGCGACTACTTCCTCGAACGGCAGTACCCGGCATTCGGCAACCTGGTGCCGCGGGACGTCGCATCTCGTGCGGCCAAGCGCGCCGTCGACTCGGGCAAGGGCGTCGGCCCACTCCACAACGGCGTGTTCCTCGACTTTGCCAACGCGATCGAGCGGCTCGGTCGGGCGGCGATCGACGAGCGCTACGGCAACCTCTTCGAGATGTACGAACGGATCACCGGCGAGGATCCGTACCGGACGCCGATGAGGATCTACCCCGCCCCGCATTACACGATGGGAGGGCTGTGGGTCGATTACGACCTGATGACCACCATTCCCGGTTTGTACGCCATCGGCGAGGCCAACTTCTCGGACCACGGCGCCAACCGCCTCGGGGCGAGTGCCCTCATGCAGGGGTTGGCCGACGGCTACTTCATCCTTCCCAACACCCTCGCCGCCTACCTGTCGGGGATGCTCGGGCAAGCGGCGCCCCCAAGCGATCATCCGGCCTTCACGGAAGCAGCGAACGAGGTCCGGGATCACACGAGGCGGCTCATGTCCACCAAGGGTTCGCGGACCGTCGACTGGTTCCATCGCGAGCTGGGCAAGATCGTGTGGGAGCACTGCGGGATGGGGCGCAGTGCGGCAGGGCTCGAGAAGGCGATCGGCGAGATACCCGCCCTCCGGGCCGAGTTCGAGGCTGATGTCAGGATCCTCGGTGAGGAAGAGTCGATCAACCAGTCTCTCGAGAGGGCGGGGAGGGTCGCCGACTATTTCGAGTTGGCCGAACTGATGTGCCGAGACGCCCTTTACCGCGAGGAATCCTGCGGGGGCCACTTCCGGGTGGAGCACCAGACCCCGGAGGGCGAGGCGCTTCGCGACGATGAGAACTACGCGTTCGTGTCCGCCTGGGAATGGCAGGGCCGCGATCACCCGGCCGAGGTGGTTCGGGAACCGCTGGAGTTCGAGAGCGTCGAGTTGAAGACCAGGAGCTACAAGTAG
- a CDS encoding succinate dehydrogenase cytochrome b subunit, whose protein sequence is MSTTTAKPPRTPPLPIRFYRSAIGKKWVMAVTGIVLIAYLIAHLVGNLKVYLGEDEINSYAEALRDLGGHLVPRTSLLWLMRGGLLLAFVLHVHAAYSLTYTNWKARGGAYRDRDYAVASYASRTMRWTGTIVLLFIFFHLADLTWGVQPAAVDGFARGEVYDNLILSMQRPVSAVIYAVANIALGFHLYHGTWSMFQSLGLNHPGFNRWRRYIALALTGFIVLGNLSFPIAVQLGLLEL, encoded by the coding sequence GTGAGTACGACGACCGCGAAGCCACCCCGGACCCCGCCGCTTCCAATCCGCTTCTACCGGTCGGCCATCGGCAAGAAGTGGGTGATGGCGGTCACCGGCATCGTCCTGATCGCCTACCTCATCGCTCATCTGGTCGGCAACTTGAAGGTGTATCTCGGCGAAGACGAGATCAACTCCTATGCCGAAGCCCTGCGTGACCTCGGCGGCCACCTCGTTCCGCGCACCAGCCTGTTGTGGCTGATGAGGGGCGGTCTGCTCCTCGCCTTCGTGCTTCACGTGCACGCGGCGTACTCACTCACCTACACCAACTGGAAGGCCCGGGGAGGGGCGTATCGGGACCGTGACTACGCGGTCGCCAGCTACGCCTCGCGGACGATGCGGTGGACGGGCACCATCGTTCTGCTGTTCATCTTCTTTCATCTAGCCGACCTCACCTGGGGGGTGCAGCCGGCTGCAGTGGATGGGTTCGCCCGGGGTGAGGTCTACGACAATCTCATCCTCAGTATGCAGCGGCCGGTGTCGGCGGTGATCTACGCAGTGGCCAACATCGCCCTCGGTTTCCACCTCTACCACGGCACCTGGAGCATGTTCCAGAGCCTCGGACTGAACCACCCGGGCTTCAACCGGTGGCGGAGGTACATCGCACTGGCGCTCACCGGGTTCATCGTCCTCGGCAACCTCTCCTTCCCGATCGCGGTCCAACTCGGGCTGCTGGAGCTGTGA
- a CDS encoding dihydrodipicolinate synthase family protein — protein MRTPPRLMPAVVTAFDHKGELDLDAHGHNVSLLTSRGVQGFVLGGSTGEGPYLELGERTRLAAAARAAAPDSFLMVGLAAESLRSALALAEEAAHGGADAVLALTPTTLVRHRPDLAEGFFRDLAARSALPIYLYSVPPVTGVEVAPESAIRLAAEANIVGMKDSGGHPGRISTIAREAGSEFSVFCGASAAIALSVTGGAFGAITASANYAPALAALVVENARLGSSMAEQDALRVLAASVERHGVAGVKYAASRVGLVTGPPRRPLLEPDTAARHEIDRALAAAALTG, from the coding sequence ATGCGCACACCCCCCAGACTGATGCCCGCGGTGGTCACCGCGTTCGATCACAAGGGCGAGCTGGACCTCGACGCCCACGGCCACAACGTCTCCCTGCTGACCTCCCGCGGCGTCCAAGGATTCGTCCTCGGCGGTTCCACCGGCGAAGGCCCGTACCTCGAATTGGGCGAGCGAACCCGGTTGGCCGCAGCCGCCCGGGCCGCCGCGCCCGACTCCTTCCTGATGGTGGGGTTGGCCGCAGAGTCGCTGCGATCGGCCCTGGCGCTGGCCGAGGAGGCTGCCCACGGTGGCGCCGACGCGGTCCTTGCCCTCACCCCCACCACCCTGGTGCGTCATCGACCCGATCTGGCCGAGGGGTTCTTCCGCGATCTGGCGGCGCGTTCTGCCCTTCCGATCTACCTCTATTCGGTCCCGCCGGTCACCGGCGTGGAGGTCGCGCCTGAATCCGCCATTCGCCTCGCCGCCGAGGCAAATATCGTCGGCATGAAGGATTCAGGGGGGCATCCCGGCAGGATCTCGACGATCGCCCGGGAAGCGGGTTCGGAGTTCTCCGTTTTCTGCGGAGCCTCGGCCGCGATCGCCCTCAGCGTCACCGGCGGGGCGTTCGGCGCGATCACCGCCAGCGCCAACTATGCCCCTGCTCTGGCAGCACTTGTCGTCGAGAACGCTCGGCTCGGGTCCTCGATGGCCGAACAGGATGCGCTGCGAGTGCTTGCTGCATCCGTCGAGCGGCACGGAGTCGCCGGAGTCAAGTACGCCGCATCCCGGGTGGGTCTGGTGACGGGCCCGCCGCGACGACCGCTTCTCGAGCCGGACACCGCGGCGCGCCACGAGATCGATCGGGCGTTGGCCGCAGCCGCATTGACCGGCTGA
- a CDS encoding SCP2 sterol-binding domain-containing protein translates to MAKFLSNDWLDALNETVNAHQGFRTAIANTELTLQFEVPDAPDGVEKRYYLEIQNGGLTAAAGDAESPDATITNNYETSVALSKGDLNTQMAFMSGKLKVSGNMAKIMMNQGMFNAFADAASGVSVEY, encoded by the coding sequence TTGGCTAAGTTCCTCAGCAACGACTGGCTCGACGCTCTCAACGAGACGGTGAACGCCCACCAGGGTTTCCGCACCGCAATCGCCAACACCGAGCTGACCCTCCAATTCGAGGTCCCGGACGCGCCCGACGGTGTGGAGAAGCGTTACTACCTGGAGATCCAGAATGGCGGCTTGACCGCAGCCGCCGGTGATGCCGAATCCCCCGATGCCACGATCACCAACAACTACGAGACCTCCGTGGCGCTGTCCAAGGGCGACTTGAACACCCAGATGGCGTTCATGTCCGGCAAGCTCAAAGTGAGCGGCAACATGGCAAAGATCATGATGAACCAGGGGATGTTCAACGCATTCGCCGATGCCGCCTCGGGAGTGTCGGTCGAGTACTGA